A region of Piscinibacter gummiphilus DNA encodes the following proteins:
- a CDS encoding hydantoinase B/oxoprolinase family protein, whose translation MTAPSPHDTLQDLRLQVMWTRLISVVEEAAQALMRTAFSTTVRDAGDLSAAVFDTRGRLIAEAVTGTPGHVNSMAEGVRHFLARFPIDTMAEGDHYITNDPWLTAGHLHDITVVSPVVTGGRVVGLLGCCCHQLDIGGLGQGPDGRSIYEEGLQIPLMKLASRGRINEDLLAILKQNVRTPLQVEGDVLSYIASNDTGARRLVAMLKEFGQESLDALGDYILAQSLAATRERIAALPKGTWTSELVIDGYDHPITLRAALTVDGETVTVDYAGTDGAVPQGINVVMNYCRAYTVFGLKCLISPEVPNNHGALLPFVVHAPEGSILNAQRPSPVAARHVIGQMLPDVVLGCLDQALPDRVPAEGSSCLWSVQLRGRVPSSAAATFDTVFFNSGGAGARPGQDGLDATAFPSGVRAMPVEVTEHGAPIVIWKKELRPDSGGAGRHRGGLGQTVEVGTRDGSAFEVLAMYERVATPAKGRSGGGDGAAGVVRLGSGAPLRAKGLQVIPAGDRLVLELPGGAGLGNPAARDPSALAADRKAGLVG comes from the coding sequence ATGACCGCTCCATCCCCCCACGACACGCTCCAGGACCTGCGGCTGCAGGTGATGTGGACCCGCCTGATCTCCGTCGTCGAGGAGGCCGCCCAGGCGCTGATGCGCACGGCGTTCTCGACCACGGTGCGCGACGCCGGCGACCTGTCCGCCGCCGTCTTCGACACCCGGGGCCGCCTGATCGCCGAGGCCGTGACCGGCACCCCCGGCCACGTGAACTCGATGGCCGAGGGCGTGCGCCACTTCCTCGCCCGCTTCCCCATCGACACAATGGCCGAGGGTGACCACTACATCACCAACGACCCGTGGCTGACCGCGGGGCACCTGCACGACATCACCGTCGTGAGCCCGGTGGTGACCGGCGGCCGGGTGGTGGGCCTGCTCGGCTGCTGCTGCCACCAGCTCGACATCGGCGGCCTGGGCCAGGGGCCCGACGGCCGCTCGATCTACGAGGAGGGCCTGCAGATCCCGCTGATGAAACTCGCGTCGCGTGGCCGCATCAACGAGGACCTGCTCGCGATCCTGAAGCAGAACGTGCGCACGCCGCTGCAGGTCGAGGGCGACGTGCTCTCGTACATCGCGAGCAACGACACGGGCGCCCGCCGCCTGGTCGCCATGCTGAAGGAGTTCGGCCAGGAGAGCCTCGACGCCCTCGGCGACTACATCCTCGCGCAGTCCCTGGCCGCCACGCGCGAGCGCATCGCGGCGCTGCCGAAGGGCACGTGGACGAGCGAACTCGTGATCGACGGCTACGACCACCCGATCACGCTGCGCGCCGCGCTGACCGTCGACGGCGAAACCGTGACCGTCGACTACGCCGGCACCGACGGCGCGGTGCCGCAAGGCATCAACGTGGTGATGAACTACTGCCGTGCGTACACGGTGTTCGGGCTCAAGTGCCTGATCTCGCCCGAGGTGCCCAACAACCACGGCGCGCTGCTTCCGTTCGTCGTGCACGCGCCGGAGGGCTCCATCCTCAACGCGCAGCGCCCCTCGCCCGTCGCCGCGCGCCACGTGATCGGCCAGATGCTGCCCGACGTGGTGCTCGGTTGCCTCGACCAGGCGCTGCCGGACCGCGTGCCGGCGGAGGGATCGTCGTGTCTGTGGAGCGTGCAGCTGCGCGGGCGTGTGCCGAGCTCGGCGGCGGCCACGTTCGACACCGTGTTCTTCAACAGCGGCGGTGCCGGCGCCCGCCCCGGGCAGGACGGCCTCGACGCCACCGCGTTCCCGAGCGGCGTGCGCGCGATGCCGGTCGAAGTGACCGAACACGGTGCGCCCATCGTGATCTGGAAGAAGGAACTGCGGCCGGACAGCGGCGGCGCGGGACGGCACCGCGGCGGACTCGGCCAGACGGTCGAGGTGGGCACGCGGGACGGCAGCGCGTTCGAGGTGCTGGCGATGTACGAGCGGGTGGCCACGCCGGCGAAGGGCCGGTCGGGCGGTGGTGACGGTGCGGCCGGGGTCGTGCGGCTGGGGTCCGGCGCGCCGCTGCGCGCCAAGGGCTTGCAAGTCATCCCGGCCGGCGACCGGCTGGTGCTCGAACTGCCGGGCGGTGCGGGGCTGGGGAATCCGGCCGCGCGCGACCCGTCGGCCCTGGCCGCGGACCGCAAGGCGGGGCTGGTCGGCTGA